A genomic region of Podarcis raffonei isolate rPodRaf1 chromosome 13, rPodRaf1.pri, whole genome shotgun sequence contains the following coding sequences:
- the LOC128399400 gene encoding ribonuclease pancreatic-like encodes MITTKGSCWLLLRLAVLLVVLLVQSSEGASYQDFARRHIDYPKTAANNPNAYCNLMMARRGLNRPVCKPTNTFINGNPRSVQAICGRGGTHFRGNLYTSRSRFRVVVCRSTGRFPNCNYRGRAQSKRVRVGCRNRLPVHLDRLV; translated from the coding sequence ATGATCACCACCAAAGGTTCTTGCTGGCTGCTGTTGCGTTTGGCCGTCCTCCTCGTGGTTCTGCTGGTGCAGTCCAGCGAAGGAGCAAGCTACCAGGATTTTGCGAGGAGACACATTGATTATCCAAAAACCGCAGCAAACAACCCCAATGCCTACTGCAACTTGATGATGGCTCGGAGAGGACTGAACAGGCCGGTCTGCAAACCCACCAACACCTTCATCAACGGCAATCCCCGCTCCGTCCAGGCAATCTGTGGCAGAGGGGGAACTCACTTCCGGGGCAATTTATATACCAGCAGGAGTCGCTTCCGTGTGGTCGTCTGTCGCAGCACAGGAAGATTCCCCAACTGTAATTATCGTGGCAGGGCGCAGTCCAAGCGAGTCCGTGTGGGCTGCAGAAATAGATTGCCTGTTCACCTTGACAGACTAGTGTGA
- the LOC128398913 gene encoding ribonuclease pancreatic-like has translation MWSSKVSCSLLVHLAILLGLLLVRSGEGQSREAFVWKHIDYPKSYPTSHPDTYCTLMMMQRGMTRYVCKETSTFINDFPISVVQVCRGRGTPSSNYFDSTDTFDMVLCRYTGGPPPYNCRYSGKPAHLRIRVTCTGNHPTHYVTQRT, from the coding sequence ATGTGGTCCTCCAAGGTCTCCTGCTCATTGCTGGTGCATCTGGCCATCCTTCTTGGGCTTCTGCTTGTGCGGTCTGGTGAAGGACAGTCCCGAGAAGCTTTTGTTTGGAAGCACATAGATTACCCCAAAAGCTACCCAACTTCCCACCCTGACACCTACTGCACGCTGATGATGATGCAGAGAGGGATGACTCGATATGTTTGCAAAGAGACAAGTACCTTcatcaacgacttccccataagTGTGGTGCAAGTGTGCAGAGGGAGAGGGACTCCTTCAAGTAACTACTTTGACAGCACAGACACCTTTGATATGGTCCTCTGCAGATACACAGGTGGCCCACCTCCTTATAACTGCAGGTACAGTGGCAAACCCGCACACTTACGCATTCGTGTGACCTGCACCGGCAACCATCCGACTCACTATGTGACTCAAAGGACATAG
- the LOC128398914 gene encoding C-type lectin BpLec-like, protein MESPIVFTKTKASSCPRDWMQNQGNCYAYFDYKMSWYEAEIECQSYGRGTHLASILTEKEAALVAKHIATYQKKPSHVWIGLHDPRENGRWRWADESTYNYQNWYPNQPDNSDNKEYCVELLFSTGFQQWNNRACKTPNNFVCKQEL, encoded by the exons ATGGAATCCCCAATTGTATTCACAAAGA CCAAGGCCAGCTCCTGCCCCAGGGACTGGATGCAAAACCAGGGCAACTGCTATGCATATTTCGATTATAAGATGTCATGGTATGAAGCTGAG ATTGAGTGCCAAAGTTATGGCCGTGGGACTCATCTTGCCTCCATTCTCACTGAGAAAGAGGCAGCCTTGGTGGCCAAGCACATTGCCACATACCAGAAAAAACCAAGTCATGTCTGGATTGGGCTTCATGATCCCCGTGAG AATGGGCGTTGGAGGTGGGCTGATGAATCAACCTACAATTACCAAAACTGGTATCCAAATCAGCCAGACAACTCAGACAACAAAGAGTATTGTGTGGAACTGCTATTTAGCACAG GTTTTCAGCAGTGGAATAATAGAGCCTGCAAGACTCCGAACAACTTCGTCTGCAAACAAGAACTCTGA